A genomic region of Chaetodon auriga isolate fChaAug3 chromosome 11, fChaAug3.hap1, whole genome shotgun sequence contains the following coding sequences:
- the mertka gene encoding tyrosine-protein kinase Mer, translating into MAKRSDPGWFGVFLSTTTIAIIVGSPISAQHSRSRFHRPTRTSEPLVIPGRVSRVYLSQDQLRRLHFKPTIGTIQLSEGHEAKFNCSIDIPDARLEPTIMWVKNGQDLAGNIQVVINELQTTTDGVTTLLSTVSINQVQRSDAGEYRCRLTVSTRMVESQPVIIEVEGLPTFIHQPEDSNVTRNTPFMLTCEAIGPPDPVQIRWLRDGLPDSDYHKSPSSYSVSGVDKYTQFSCEAYNTKGVTTSREANINIKVLPSPVSNVTVLERQPNKLLLSWTPGHDGFSPLIQCHIRVKEVSRRKGEVMNTRFVNVTVPPFQYEVPGLQAMTWYNMSVSCSNEVGASPVTMWIQSNTTEGVPSVYPRNVTVQLNESWLVISWKPPPDDKINGILRGYDVIVRHGNQVTKIHRNSTVAFVELQEFNSTYSVEVAACTQAGSGMVSPRVWLFVPENKLVVSPSSSPDTGVPDSLYVVLGVVCGFCLLMLILSAAICVRNRTYDSWFGRMFGGGEKLQPIVQYKPQRSYNRSAIGITLGNLGVSDELQAKLQDVMVTRNLLSIGKVLGEGEFGSVVEGHLRQPDGRSEKVAVKTMKMDSFSQREIEEFLNEAACMKDFNHPNVIRLLGVCLEVDSGHFAKPMVILPFMKYGDLHSFLLRSRLGESPLFLPTQTLLKFMVDIALGMEYLSGRNFLHRDLAARNCMLRDDMTVCVADFGLSKKIYSGDYYRQGRIAKMPVKWIAVESLADRVFTVKSDVWAFGVTMWEIATRGMTPYPGIQNHEIYDYLLEGHRLKQPADCLDELYEIMYSCWRADPLDRPLFFQLREMLEKLTEKLPESFSKDDIIYINTSFPEEDPDGEALPEHCPVFTSSPSCSHQAAEHSVVTADIHGSLEADEDGDDDRYVVVINSDLSLRSPAVDTPLLSSDALSQVNGAMVTDVTAVDHSSSDTSFLL; encoded by the exons ATGGCAAAGAGGTCAGATCCAGGCTGGTTTGGAGTCTTTCTTTCCACGACGACTATAGCCATTATTGTGGGGAGCCCGATCAGTG CTCAGCATTCTAGGAGCCGGTTCCACCGTCCCACCAGGACCTCTGAGCCTCTGGTGATACCGGGCCGCGTTTCAAGGGTTTATCTGAGCCAGGATCAGCTCAGGCGGCTGCACTTTAAGCCCACCATAGGCACCATCCAGCTGTCAGAGGGCCATGAGGCGAAATTCAACTGCTCCATCGACATCCCCGACGCCAGGCTGGAGCCCACCATCATGTGGGTCAAGAACGGCCAGGACCTGGCAGGAAACATACAGGTGGTGATCAACGAGCTCCAGACCACCACCGATGGGGTCAccactctcctctccactgTCAG CATTAATCAAGTGCAGCGATCAGATGCTGGGGAGTATCGTTGCAGACTGACCGTCAGCACCAGAATGGTCGAGTCTCAGCCAGTCATCATCGAGGTGGAAG GTCTACCAACGTTTATCCATCAACCAGAGGACAGTAACGTAACACGAAACACACCTTTCATGCTGACATGTGAGGCCATCGGGCCTCCGGACCCTGTTCAGATCCGCTGGCTTCGTGATGGATTACCTGACAGTGACTATCACAAGTCTCCCAGCAGCTACTCTGTTTCAG GTGTGGACAAGTACACTCAGTTCAGCTGTGAAGCTTACAACACGAAGGGTGTCACCACCTCCAGAGAAGCGAATATCAACATCAAAG TCCTTCCCAGCCCTGTGTCTAATGTTACTGTGTTGGAGAGGCAGCCCAATAAGTTGTTGTTGAGCTGGACCCCTGGACATGATGGTTTCTCTCCACTTATTCAATGTCACATCAGG GTCAAAGAAGTGAGTCGGAGGAAAGGGGAGGTGATGAACACCCGCTTCGTCAACGTCACAGTGCCGCCTTTCCAGTATGAAGTCCCCGGGCTGCAGGCCATGACGTGGTACAACATGAGCGTTTCCTGCAGCAACGAGGTGGGAGCCTCTCCTGTCACCATGTGGATCCAGAGCAACACCAcggagggag TGCCATCAGTTTATCCCCGAAATGTCACTGTCCAGCTGAACGAGTCGTGGCTGGTGATCAGTTGGAAACCTCCCCCAGATGATAAGATAAATGGCATCCTGCGTGGATATGATGTTATTGTCAGACATGGCAACCAAGTGACCAAG ATCCACAGAAACTCAACCGTGGCCTTTGTAGAACTGCAGGAATTCAACTCAACCTACAGTGTGGAGGtggctgcatgcacacaggcaggcagcGGCATGGTCAGTCCGCGAGTCTGGCTCTTTGTGCCAGAGAACA AATTAGTCGTGTCTCCATCGTCCAGTCCTGACACCGGCGTTCCAGATTCTCTCTATGTTGTGCTGGGCGTGGTGTGTGGCTTCTGTCTTCTGATGCTTATCCTGTCGGCGGCTATCTGTGTTCGCAACAGGACCTATGACTCTTGGTTTGG GCGGATGTTTGGAGGTGGAGAAAAGCTTCAGCCTATCGTACAGTACAAGCCCCAAAGATCCTACAATCGATCAGCCATAGGAATCACAC TTGGGAACCTTGGTGTTAGTGATGAACTCCAGGCCAAACTTCAGGACGTGATGGTCACCAGGAATTTGCTCTCCATAGGGAAGGTTCTTGGAGAGG GTGAATTTGGCTCCGTGGTGGAGGGACACTTAAGACAACCAGACGGAAGATCAGAAAAAGTTGCcgtgaagacaatgaaaa tGGATAGCTTCTCTCAACGGGAGATTGAAGAGTTCCTGAACGAGGCGGCCTGCATGAAAGATTTCAACCATCCTAATGTCATCAGGCTGCTTG GTGTGTGCTTGGAGGTAGACTCAGGACACTTTGCCAAGCCCATGGTCATCCTGCCATTCATGAAATATGGAGATCTACATAGTTTCCTGCTGCGCTCACGCCTGGGGGAGAGTCCATTG TTCTTGCCCACACAGACACTCCTGAAGTTCATGGTTGACATTGCTTTGGGTATGGAGTATCTCAGTGGTCGTAACTTTCTGCATCGTGACCTGGCGGCTCGCAATTGCAT gctgCGTGATgacatgacagtgtgtgtcgCAGACTTTGGGTTATCTAAGAAGATCTACAGTGGAGATTATTACAGGCAGGGCAGAATAGCCAAGATGCCTGTGAAATGGATTGCAGTGGAGAGTCTGGCAGACAGAGTCTTTACTGTAAAGAGTGACGTG TGGGCATTTGGTGTGACCATGTGGGAGATTGCAACACGAGGCATGACGCCGTACCCAGGCATCCAGAACCATGAAATTTATGACTACCTTCTTGAAGGACACAGACTGAAGCAGCCAGCAGACTGTTTGGATGAACT GTATGAGATCATGTACAGTTGTTGGAGGGCCGATCCACTGGACAGACCCCTCTTTTTCCAACTGCGAGAAATGTTGGAAAAGCTCACAGAAAAGCTTCCCGAGTCTTTCAGCAAGGACGATATTATCTATATTAACACCAGCTTTCCTGAAGAGGACCCCGACGGAGAAGCGCTTCCTGAACATTGTCCTGTGTTCACCTCGTCGCCATCCTGCAGCCACCAGGCAGCAGAACATTCAGTAGTTACTGCGGACATTCATGGGAGCCTGGAGGCTGACGAAGATGGGGACGATGATCGTTATGTGGTGGTGATCAACTCTGATCTCTCCCTGAGATCTCCTGCTGTGGACACTCCTCTTTTGTCAAGTGATGCTTTAAGTCAAGTGAATGGAGCCATGGTCACAGATGTGACAGCAGTGGATCACAGCTCGAGTGACACTTCTTTCCTGCTGTAA
- the lhcgr gene encoding lutropin-choriogonadotropic hormone receptor: MWTSLPEFWFLSVLVLYGCKCASGFACPRICRCSSNTIRCNNVTQGSALMMDHRDKRLFLYHLPLHTISSHSFEGLKGVQRIEIAQSVTLETIETLAFNNLLHLSEISIQNTRSLMHIGRRTFNNLPKLHYLSISNTGITVFPDITSISSLESEFILDICDNLYLLEIPPNAFIGMTKEYVIMNLYNNGIREIHDHAFNGTKIDKLVLKNNRNLRVIHRDAFKGATGPGVLDVSATALAKLPPHGLGSVLVLLAQSTYALKSLPPLQGLQSLREAHLTYNSHCCALLSWNAHRDSSINPAWSNSSTYCDDGGLSTRVQHVIGGSADSALVMNMPFFSDGNLEDEGFGDVHFHYPELDFCQTPPTLVCTPEADAFNPCEDIAGFSFLRVAIWFISILAITGNLTVLLVSFTSRNKLTVPRFLMCHLAFADLCIGIYLLMIATVDLRTHGHYSQHAIEWQTGPGCSAAGFLSVFGGELSIYTLSTITLERWHTITNALQIERQLVLTQAASIMAAGWLICLGIGILPLVGVSSYAKVSMCLPMDIETGLAQAFIIMILLFNVGAFAVVCICYVLIYLAVRNPELPRRSADTKIAKRMAVLIFTDFLCMAPISFFAISAAFKVPLITVTNSKILLVLFFPINSCANPFLYAIFTKAFRKDAHQLMSAMGCCKSKASVYRMKAYYWENSIKSNLVASNKGSGTGVRLAAMAGQSCHLKEEEEIT, translated from the exons ATGTGGACGTCGCTGCCAGAGTTCTGGTTCCTGTCCGTTTTAGTCTTGTACGGATGCAAGTGCGCCTCGGGTTTCGCCTGCCCGAGGATCTGCCGCTGTTCGTCCAACACAATCAGATGCAACAATGTGACACAGGGGTCAGCGCTGATGATGGACCACAGAGATAAAAGACT GTTTCTCTATCACCTGCCTTTGCACACTATTTCAAGCCATTCTTTTGAGGGTTTGAAAGGAGTCCAGAGGAT TGAGATTGCTCAGAGTGTGACCCTGGAAACCATTGAGACATTGGCATTTAATAaccttctccacctctctgaaAT CTCAATCCAGAACACAAGGAGTCTGATGCACATTGGCAGAAGGACATTTAACAACCTTCCCAAACTACATTACCT AAGCATCTCAAATACCGGGATAACAGTTTTTCCTGACATTACATCCATCAGTTCTCTCGAATCAGAGTTTATCTT GGATATCTGTGACAACCTCTATCTACTGGAAATACCTCCAAATGCTTTCATCGGAATGACCAAAGAATATGTTATAAT GAACCTGTACAACAACGGCATCAGAGAAATACACGACCACGCCTTCAACGGGACAAAGATCGATAAGCT GGTATTGAAGAATAATCGAAACCTCAGAGTGATCCACAGAGATGCTTTCAAAGGAGCCACAGGCCCTGGAGTTTT GGACGTCTCCGCGACAGCGCTCGCCAAGTTACCGCCACACGGACTGGGGTCAGTTCTGGTGTTGTTAGCTCAGTCAACATACGCCTTGAAGAgtctgcctcctctgcagggACTGCAGAGCCTACGAGAGGCACATCTCACCTACAACAGTcactgctgtgctctgctgagCTGGAACGCCCACAG gGACTCTTCCATTAATCCTGCATGGAGTAATAGCTCTACATATTGTGATGACGGTGGTCTGTCAACAAG GGTTCAGCATGTGATCGGAGGATCAGCAGATTCGGCTCTAGTCATGAATATGCCATTTTTTTCAGACGGCAATCTGGAAGATGAAGGCTTCGGAGACGTGCATTTCCACTATCCAGAACTGGACTTCTGTCAGACTCCACCAACGTTGGTTTGCACACCTGAAGCGGATGCATTCaatccttgtgaggacattgCAGGTTTCAGTTTTCTCAGAGTGGCCATTTGGTTTATCAGCATACTGGCCATCACAGGTAACCTGACAGTGCTCCTGGTCTCCTTCACTAGCCGCAACAAGCTAACGGTGCCTCGCTTCCTCATGTGCCACCTGGCTTTTGCAGACCTCTGCATCGGGATCTACCTCCTGATGATAGCCACAGTGGACTTGCGCACGCATGGTCACTACAGTCAGCACGCTATTGAATGGCAGACAGGGCCTGGCTGTAGTGCTGCaggcttcctgtctgtgtttggtggGGAGCTGTCAATATACACGCTTTCCACCATCACCCTGGAGCGCTGGCACACCATAACCAATGCTCTGCAGATAGAGCGCCAACTGGTGCTCACACAAGCAGCGAGCATAATGGCGGCTGGGTGGCTCATCTGTCTGGGGATAGGGATACTGCCCCTGGTTGGTGTGAGCAGTTATGCCAAAGTCAGCATGTGCTTACCTATGGACATAGAGACCGGTCTGGCTCAAGCGTTCATCATCATGATCCTGCTCTTCAATGTGGGCGCCTTCgctgttgtgtgtatttgttatgTGCTGATCTATCTGGCTGTAAGGAACCCCGAGCTTCCCAGAAGAAGCGCTGACACCAAGATTGCAAAGCGCATGGCAGTGCTCATCTTCACAGATTTCCTCTGCATGGCTCCCATCTCCTTCTTTGCCATCTCTGCTGCATTCAAGGTTCCCCTCATTACAGTTACCAACTCCAAGATTCTGCTGGTCCTCTTCTTCCCCATCAATTCTTGCGCCAATCCCTTCCTTTACGCCATCTTCACCAAGGCTTTCAGAAAGGATGCACATCAGCTCATGAGTGCCATGGGCTGCTGTAAAAGCAAGGCCAGTGTTTATCGCATGAAGGCCTACTACTGGGAAAATTCAATCAAGAGCAACTTGGTAGCCAGTAATAAAGGATCAGGCACAGGTGTGAGGCTGGCTGCAATGGCAGGGCAGAGTTGTcacctgaaagaggaagaggaaatcaCCTGA